One Microbacterium trichothecenolyticum DNA window includes the following coding sequences:
- a CDS encoding IS3 family transposase (programmed frameshift), whose amino-acid sequence MPKPYPKEFRDDVVRVAENREPGVTIERIAADFGVHPMTLTKWLARSRAEKTAADTGAPSPTNRDAEVRELRARNRLLEQEVEVLRRATAYLSQAHLPKRLYPLVKELAGDGIPVTVTCRVLKLARQPYYRWLANPITNAELVEAFRANALFDAHRDDPEFGHRLLADEARDAGEAMSDRTAWRITSENGWWSAFGKKRARGKGRKAGPPVHDDLVQREFIADAPNRLWLTDITEHHTGEGKLYLCAIKDVFSGKIVGYSIDSRMKSRLVVNAIDNAAALRGNVAGCVVHSDRGSQFRSRKAIRALARHRMVGSMGRVGAAGDNAAMESFFSLLQKNVLNRRSWTTREQLRIAIVTWIERTYHRRRRQDRLGRLTPVEFETMMTKTLALAA is encoded by the exons GTGCCCAAGCCTTATCCGAAGGAGTTCCGCGACGACGTGGTGCGTGTCGCCGAGAACCGTGAGCCCGGTGTGACGATCGAGCGAATCGCCGCCGACTTCGGGGTCCACCCGATGACCCTCACGAAGTGGCTCGCCCGCTCCCGCGCCGAGAAGACCGCTGCCGATACCGGTGCTCCGTCGCCAACTAACCGAGACGCCGAGGTCCGCGAACTGCGGGCGCGCAACCGGCTGCTGGAGCAGGAGGTCGAGGTGCTGCGACGGGCGACGGCGTATCTGTCGCAGGCGCATCTGCCG AAAAGGCTCTACCCGCTCGTGAAAGAGCTCGCCGGTGACGGGATCCCCGTCACGGTGACGTGCCGGGTCCTCAAGCTCGCCCGCCAGCCCTACTACCGCTGGCTCGCCAACCCCATCACCAACGCGGAGCTGGTGGAGGCATTTCGCGCGAACGCGCTGTTCGACGCGCACCGCGACGACCCCGAGTTCGGACACCGCCTCCTCGCCGATGAGGCCCGCGACGCCGGGGAGGCGATGTCCGACCGGACCGCATGGCGTATTACGTCGGAGAACGGCTGGTGGTCGGCGTTTGGCAAGAAACGCGCCCGCGGGAAAGGCCGCAAGGCCGGCCCTCCTGTTCACGACGACCTCGTCCAACGCGAGTTCATTGCGGACGCGCCGAACCGGCTCTGGCTGACCGACATCACCGAGCATCACACCGGCGAGGGCAAGCTCTACCTCTGCGCGATCAAGGACGTCTTCTCGGGCAAGATCGTCGGCTACTCGATCGACTCCCGGATGAAGTCCCGTCTCGTCGTCAACGCGATCGACAACGCCGCCGCTCTGCGCGGGAACGTCGCCGGTTGCGTCGTACATTCCGACAGGGGCAGTCAATTTCGCTCCCGGAAGGCAATCCGCGCCCTGGCCCGTCACCGCATGGTCGGATCGATGGGCAGAGTGGGAGCTGCGGGCGACAACGCCGCCATGGAGTCGTTCTTCTCGCTCCTGCAGAAGAACGTCCTCAACCGACGCTCCTGGACCACCCGCGAACAGCTGCGCATCGCGATCGTCACCTGGATCGAGCGAACCTACCACCGACGCCGTCGGCAAGACCGTCTCGGCCGTTTGACCCCGGTCGAGTTCGAGACAATGATGACCAAGACCCTGGCCCTCGCGGCCTGA
- a CDS encoding MFS transporter: MSTFPGHVPGSRDYRLLLAGLFFGGVATFAQLYATQAVLPLISADLGSGPASAALTVSASTLGLAAAVLPWSVVADRIGRVGAMAWGVILATVLGALSLVAHDLGILLAIRLLEGAALGAVPAVALAYLSEEVHPRHVAAAAGSYIAGTTVGGLSGRVVSGWVGDLGGWRWGVASVILLCVVAAALFLVMVPRARGFVSGRDRAERGPGVWRRIGVNLRSPVQLALYAQAFLLMGAFVAVYNYLGFHLVQPPFSLAPGIVTLLFSAYLAGTLSSPRAGALAVRYGRFPVLAVSTGVMAAGVVLLAVPETGVVAIGLVLFTAGFFGAHAVASGWTPVAAAPVGRAQASSLYYLGYYGGSSLFGWALGVVFGVAGWLWFLIVVLVMCAIAVMSAWAALRHAPTRST; the protein is encoded by the coding sequence GTGAGCACATTCCCAGGGCATGTTCCCGGGAGTCGCGACTACCGTCTGCTGCTTGCGGGACTGTTCTTCGGCGGTGTGGCGACGTTCGCTCAGCTGTACGCGACGCAGGCCGTCCTGCCGCTGATCTCGGCCGATCTCGGATCGGGCCCCGCGTCGGCGGCACTGACCGTGTCGGCTTCCACGCTGGGACTCGCGGCTGCGGTGCTGCCCTGGTCCGTCGTCGCCGATCGCATCGGCCGGGTGGGGGCCATGGCGTGGGGCGTGATCCTCGCCACTGTTCTCGGGGCGCTGAGCCTTGTCGCGCACGATCTTGGCATCCTGCTCGCGATTCGCCTGCTCGAGGGGGCGGCGCTCGGCGCGGTGCCCGCCGTCGCGCTGGCCTATCTGAGCGAGGAGGTCCATCCCCGTCATGTGGCGGCGGCCGCCGGCTCCTACATCGCGGGCACGACGGTGGGTGGGCTGTCGGGTCGCGTCGTGTCGGGCTGGGTCGGCGACCTCGGCGGATGGCGGTGGGGAGTGGCATCCGTCATTCTGCTGTGCGTCGTGGCGGCGGCGCTGTTCCTCGTCATGGTTCCCCGTGCGCGGGGCTTCGTGTCGGGTCGCGACAGGGCCGAGCGAGGGCCCGGCGTGTGGCGTCGGATCGGCGTGAATCTGCGATCACCGGTACAGTTGGCGTTGTACGCCCAGGCGTTTCTGCTGATGGGCGCCTTCGTGGCCGTGTACAACTACCTCGGGTTCCACCTGGTGCAACCGCCGTTCTCGCTTGCGCCGGGCATCGTCACATTGCTGTTCTCGGCGTACCTCGCGGGGACGTTGTCATCGCCGCGCGCGGGTGCCCTCGCGGTCCGTTACGGGCGGTTTCCCGTCCTCGCGGTGTCGACCGGTGTGATGGCAGCGGGAGTGGTGCTCTTGGCCGTCCCGGAGACCGGGGTGGTGGCGATCGGGCTCGTGCTGTTCACGGCCGGTTTCTTCGGCGCGCACGCCGTGGCGTCCGGTTGGACGCCCGTCGCCGCGGCACCCGTGGGGCGCGCGCAGGCGTCGTCGCTCTACTACCTCGGGTACTACGGCGGATCGAGCCTGTTCGGATGGGCTCTCGGCGTGGTCTTCGGCGTGGCGGGATGGCTCTGGTTCCTCATTGTCGTGCTCGTGATGTGCGCGATCGCCGTGATGTCGGCGTGGGCGGCTCTTCGCCACGCGCCGACGCGGTCGACGTGA
- a CDS encoding GIY-YIG nuclease family protein — protein sequence MSDPHCLVSDCPASAARDAPVALCTWHLAASVDWAASAEGVTDLLPSPCIVCGSRLGVRWPSGWLCAVCEWRHGDPVDHELPPPRVDVVYYLRYEDRIKIGTTAHPRRRLAAIWHDEVLAFEPGDRLVERRRHAQFAGERLGRSEWFHRSAALDIHVAAVAAGVDDPWARYARWTSEALARRG from the coding sequence GTGTCCGATCCCCACTGCCTCGTCAGCGACTGCCCCGCTTCGGCGGCGCGCGACGCGCCCGTGGCGCTGTGCACCTGGCATCTCGCCGCGAGCGTCGATTGGGCAGCTTCCGCCGAGGGCGTCACCGATCTGCTGCCGTCGCCGTGCATCGTGTGCGGCTCGCGCCTCGGGGTGCGGTGGCCGAGCGGCTGGCTCTGCGCGGTGTGCGAGTGGCGTCACGGAGACCCGGTCGATCACGAGCTGCCCCCGCCCCGGGTCGACGTGGTGTACTACCTGCGGTACGAGGACCGGATCAAGATCGGCACCACCGCGCACCCGCGCCGACGCCTCGCCGCGATCTGGCACGACGAAGTGCTTGCCTTCGAGCCCGGAGACCGGCTCGTGGAGCGCCGGCGCCACGCGCAGTTCGCCGGTGAGCGCCTCGGCCGCAGCGAGTGGTTCCATCGCAGCGCCGCTCTCGACATCCACGTCGCCGCCGTTGCCGCGGGCGTGGATGATCCCTGGGCGCGATATGCGCGCTGGACGAGTGAGGCGCTGGCGAGACGCGGTTAG
- the treS gene encoding maltose alpha-D-glucosyltransferase yields the protein MTEVTEGSTAEETGEPASEISYDEQRYPARPRRLRPRDQFRGGTLRRFLTDPRNANGLNPSYVEWLVRQSMLKDADVLSRQLSGQPSMWRNPYARPDARRAIESTDVWFTAYPISLITRPGESFLDALGDEALWEAFEWVGINGIHTGPVKRAGGITGWQETPSVDGHFDRISTQIDPDFGDENAFRRVADVADAHGGSVIDDIVPGHTGKGADFRLAEMAYKDYPGIYHMVEIPREDWGLLPEVPAGRDSVNLDADTERELSARGYIIGELQRVIFYTPGVKETNWSATAPVVGADGLERRWVYLHYFKEGQPSINWLDPTFAGMRLVIGDALHSLGDLGTSALRLDANGFLGVEKSAEGLPAWSEGHPLSHAANHIIAGMVRKVGGFTFQELNLTMEDIRDTGAVGADLSYDFVTRPGYHHALATANTEFLRLALTTALETGLEPAQLVHGMQNHDELTYELVHWATTHRDTVYPFRHGEYTGGEIAELVRAELTEKLTVEADFNLVFTQNGIACTTASLIAATQGKATLADVTESDVPAIRDAHLLLAKYNSWQPGVFALSGWDLTGSLTLPADDVRHLISSGDTRWIERGAHDLLDVAPDAASSASGMTRARSLYGSLGRQQADPDSFLTGLRDVLRTRRDHGIAVASQVDIPQVGHPSMLVMVHRLDGGDRLREDAPLQITVLNFSGETIEGTVRSEWLVPQSTAVDATTGDVVGRVDELQSFSLELGPYAGLFLVLEGASTDD from the coding sequence GTGACGGAGGTGACCGAGGGGTCCACCGCAGAGGAGACCGGCGAGCCGGCGTCGGAGATCAGCTACGACGAGCAGAGGTATCCCGCGCGCCCACGACGTCTGCGCCCTCGCGACCAGTTCCGCGGTGGGACGCTTCGACGCTTCCTCACCGACCCGCGCAACGCCAACGGTTTGAACCCGTCCTATGTCGAGTGGCTCGTGCGGCAGTCGATGCTGAAGGACGCCGACGTGTTGAGCCGGCAACTGTCGGGCCAGCCCTCGATGTGGCGCAATCCCTACGCACGACCGGATGCGCGCCGAGCGATCGAGTCCACCGACGTCTGGTTCACCGCCTATCCCATTTCGCTCATCACGCGTCCGGGGGAGTCGTTCCTCGACGCGCTCGGTGATGAAGCGCTGTGGGAGGCGTTCGAGTGGGTGGGGATCAACGGCATCCACACCGGGCCCGTGAAGCGTGCGGGCGGCATCACCGGGTGGCAGGAGACGCCCAGCGTCGACGGGCATTTCGACCGCATCAGTACGCAGATCGACCCCGACTTCGGCGACGAGAACGCGTTCCGCCGTGTCGCCGATGTCGCCGATGCGCACGGCGGCAGTGTGATCGACGACATCGTGCCCGGTCACACCGGCAAAGGCGCGGACTTCCGGCTGGCCGAGATGGCCTACAAGGACTACCCCGGTATCTACCACATGGTGGAGATCCCGCGCGAGGACTGGGGGCTGCTGCCCGAGGTGCCCGCGGGACGGGACTCCGTCAACCTCGACGCCGACACCGAGCGCGAACTCAGTGCCCGCGGCTACATCATCGGTGAGCTGCAGCGCGTCATCTTCTACACGCCCGGGGTGAAAGAGACGAACTGGAGCGCGACAGCGCCCGTGGTCGGTGCCGACGGCTTGGAACGGCGCTGGGTGTACTTGCACTACTTCAAAGAGGGACAGCCGTCGATCAACTGGCTCGACCCGACGTTCGCGGGAATGCGCCTGGTCATCGGCGATGCCCTGCACTCACTGGGCGATCTCGGCACCAGTGCGCTGCGGCTCGACGCCAACGGGTTCCTCGGCGTCGAGAAGAGTGCCGAGGGTCTGCCCGCCTGGTCGGAGGGGCACCCGCTGTCGCACGCCGCGAACCACATCATCGCCGGGATGGTGCGCAAGGTCGGCGGATTCACCTTCCAAGAACTGAATCTGACGATGGAGGACATCCGCGACACGGGGGCGGTCGGCGCCGACCTCTCCTACGACTTCGTCACGCGTCCGGGCTATCACCACGCCCTCGCAACCGCGAACACGGAGTTCCTCCGCCTGGCACTCACGACCGCCCTCGAGACCGGACTCGAGCCGGCCCAGCTCGTCCACGGTATGCAGAATCATGACGAGCTCACCTACGAGCTCGTCCACTGGGCGACGACGCATCGCGACACCGTCTACCCCTTCCGTCATGGTGAGTACACCGGCGGCGAGATCGCCGAGCTGGTGCGCGCCGAGCTGACCGAGAAGCTGACCGTCGAGGCCGACTTCAATCTCGTGTTCACGCAGAACGGGATCGCCTGCACCACGGCATCCCTCATCGCCGCCACTCAGGGCAAGGCGACGTTGGCCGACGTCACCGAGTCCGACGTCCCCGCGATCCGCGATGCCCACCTGCTGCTCGCCAAGTACAACTCGTGGCAGCCCGGCGTGTTCGCGCTCTCGGGGTGGGACCTCACGGGGTCGTTGACCCTGCCCGCCGACGACGTTCGCCACCTCATCTCCTCGGGCGATACCCGCTGGATCGAGCGCGGCGCGCACGATCTGCTCGACGTCGCCCCCGATGCCGCATCGTCGGCGTCCGGCATGACACGCGCTCGCTCGCTGTACGGCTCGCTCGGCCGCCAGCAGGCCGACCCGGACTCGTTCCTGACGGGGCTGCGAGACGTGCTGCGGACGCGACGCGACCACGGCATCGCGGTGGCGTCGCAGGTGGACATTCCGCAGGTGGGGCACCCGAGCATGCTCGTGATGGTGCACCGCCTCGACGGCGGGGACCGCCTGCGCGAGGACGCGCCTCTGCAGATCACGGTTCTGAATTTCTCGGGCGAGACGATCGAGGGAACGGTGCGTTCGGAGTGGCTCGTGCCGCAGAGCACCGCCGTCGATGCCACGACGGGTGATGTGGTGGGACGCGTGGACGAGTTGCAGAGCTTCTCGCTCGAGCTGGGGCCCTACGCCGGTCTCTTCCTGGTGCTCGAGGGTGCGTCGACCGACGACTGA
- a CDS encoding sensor histidine kinase, protein MASFQARPAGQARSDVTYPCSRPVLVLIAGICAVMLHQLSTDPLQRFSASSLLLPFTLAAVACIAHVTARRARAQRALLEKQSSELRRAVDRSRRQEDLVTEVLDAVDFGVTRITSSGELAVTNVAHARLLDRDDASGQELPVFRGDGTTPIADRDTPLARARAGEIFEGELVWYGQPGEDRRALSVTARRLPAREGVDAGTVVVSRDVTVEEQARREREDFVASVSHELRTPLTSILGYLDIVLEDPALTTVTRERLEVAQRNASRLSELVADILALSTAPGEGFGVALEFEATDVSALVRAAIESILPGATEQGIRVDASGVDETTAVIDARRMRQVVDNLLANAVKYNSRGATVTVSVTGDDRSVLIVVSDDGPGISVGEQERLFDRFFRGDAVRKSSTHGSGLGLAISRDIVQAHGGEISVRAAPGEGAAFLVRLPLHRDDT, encoded by the coding sequence ATGGCATCCTTCCAGGCCCGTCCTGCGGGGCAAGCCAGATCAGATGTCACCTATCCGTGCAGCAGACCCGTGCTCGTCTTGATCGCCGGTATCTGCGCCGTCATGCTCCATCAGCTGAGTACCGATCCACTCCAGCGGTTCTCGGCCTCGTCGTTGCTGCTTCCCTTCACCCTCGCGGCGGTGGCCTGCATCGCGCACGTCACCGCGCGCCGCGCCCGGGCGCAGCGGGCCCTCCTGGAGAAGCAGTCGTCGGAGCTGCGCCGTGCCGTGGATCGGTCGCGACGACAGGAGGATCTGGTCACCGAGGTGCTCGACGCCGTCGACTTCGGTGTGACCCGCATCACCTCCTCCGGGGAGCTTGCCGTCACGAACGTCGCGCACGCGAGACTGCTCGACCGCGACGACGCTTCCGGCCAGGAGCTGCCCGTCTTCCGGGGCGATGGGACGACGCCCATCGCCGACCGCGACACGCCCCTGGCACGAGCTCGGGCCGGCGAGATCTTCGAGGGCGAGCTCGTCTGGTACGGGCAACCGGGGGAGGATCGTCGTGCTCTCAGCGTCACGGCGCGGCGCCTGCCCGCTCGAGAAGGGGTGGATGCCGGGACCGTGGTCGTCTCGCGTGACGTCACCGTCGAGGAACAGGCGCGTCGGGAACGTGAGGACTTCGTGGCCAGCGTCTCGCACGAACTGCGTACCCCGCTCACCTCGATCCTCGGCTATCTCGACATAGTGCTGGAGGATCCCGCGCTCACCACGGTCACGCGGGAGAGGCTGGAGGTGGCCCAGCGCAACGCGTCGCGCCTGTCTGAGCTCGTCGCCGACATCCTCGCGCTTTCCACCGCGCCGGGCGAAGGCTTCGGTGTCGCGCTGGAGTTCGAGGCCACCGACGTGTCGGCGCTCGTGCGCGCGGCGATCGAGTCGATTCTGCCGGGGGCGACGGAACAGGGGATCCGCGTCGATGCCTCGGGGGTCGATGAGACGACCGCCGTCATCGACGCGCGTCGGATGCGCCAGGTGGTCGACAACCTCCTGGCCAACGCGGTCAAATACAACAGCAGGGGTGCAACGGTCACCGTCAGCGTCACCGGCGACGACCGCAGCGTGCTCATCGTGGTCTCTGACGACGGGCCGGGCATCAGCGTCGGCGAACAGGAACGCCTGTTCGACCGCTTCTTCCGAGGCGACGCGGTGCGCAAGTCCTCGACCCACGGCAGCGGCTTGGGGCTCGCCATCAGTCGCGACATCGTGCAGGCGCACGGGGGAGAGATCTCCGTACGTGCGGCCCCCGGCGAAGGCGCCGCCTTCCTCGTCCGACTCCCGCTCCACAGGGACGACACATGA